Proteins encoded in a region of the Meleagris gallopavo isolate NT-WF06-2002-E0010 breed Aviagen turkey brand Nicholas breeding stock unplaced genomic scaffold, Turkey_5.1 ChrUn_random_7180001850364, whole genome shotgun sequence genome:
- the LOC104915770 gene encoding uncharacterized protein LOC104915770: MVEEFRLSGEAFDWLLGEIESKFNQAIAHPGEMVGALAAQSLGEPATQMTLNTFHYAGVSAKNVTLGVPRLKELINISKKPKTPSLTVFLLGQSARDAERAKVGPGDSPAVAWWPPWPGGPLVAFVAWWSFGGPLVVLWWSFGGPRVLVVLRWSFDGPSVAPVSWWSFGGPLVVLWWSFGGPLVALWWPFGSPRVLVVLWWSFGGPSMVLRWPPCPGGPLLVLCWSFGGPLVASVSWWSFGPVSSWPTGGPPCPGGPSVAPRVLVVLRWPPVS; encoded by the exons ATGGTGGAGGAGTTCAGACTGAGCGGGGAGGCCTTCGACTGGCTGCTGGGGGAGATCGAGTCCAAGTTCAACCAGGCCATC GCTCACCCCGGCGAGATGGTGGGTGCACTGGCAGCGCAGTCCCTGGGGGAACCGGCCACGCAGATGACCCTCAACACCTTCCACTACGCTGGTGTGTCAGCCAAGAACGTCACGCTGGGCGTCCCACGGCTGAAGGAGCTCATCAACATCTCCAAGAAACCCAAAACTCCATCACTCACCGTCTTCCTGCTGGGCCAGAGCGCCCGCGATGCTGAACGTGCCAAGGTGGGACCTGGGGACAGCCCTGCGGTGGCCTGGTGGCCCCCGTGGCCTGGTGGTCCTTTGGTGGCCTTCGTGGCCTGGTGGTCCTTTGGTGGTCCTTTGGTGGTCCTTTGGTGGTCCTTTGGTGGCCCCCGTGTCCTAGTGGTCCTTCGGTGGTCCTTCGATGGTCCTTCAGTGGCCCCTGTGTCCTGGTGGTCCTTTGGTGGTCCTTTGGTAGTCCTTTGGTGGTCCTTTGGTGGCCCTTTGGTGGCTCTTTGGTGGCCCTTTGGTAGCCCCCGTGTCCTAGTGGTCCTTTGGTGGTCCTTCGGTGGTCCTTCGATGGTCCTTCGGTGGCCCCCGTGTCCTGGTGGTCCTTTGTTGGTCCTTTGTTGGTCCTTTGGTGGTCCTTTGGTGGCCTCCGTGTCCTGGTGGTCCTTTGGCCCCGTGTCCTCATGGCCCACTGGTGGCCCCCCGTGTCCTGGTGGTCCTTCGGTGGCCCCCCGTGTCCTGGTGGTCCTTCGGTGGCCCCCCGTGTCCTG